The stretch of DNA ACTTTCGGCGAGGGATAGCCTCTGGGCCTAAGTGTCTACCTAGTAATAGATTGCGATCACAGAGTCCTCGCGTGCGCTGTAATCAGAGCGACTAGCTACTCCGCTCACCCATCACAATCCCGCGTTCAGTCACCTCAAACGGGATGATCGCGTCGTCGCAGGCGCTGCCGCGATGTTTGGCCACGTGTAGTGCGCGGCCCATGCGGTTGGCTTCGCGTGTTTTGCCCATATAGATGATCGTGTTCGCGTTGGCAAACACGTCTCCCGAATCAATCGGCCGCACCAGCATATCGTCCAACATCACGTCGTGCGTTGTGTACAGCAACAAGCAGGCGATTTCCGCATGGTTGTAACGATGCTGGTCGACCTCTGCGGAGTTGGCGCGGAATTGTTCGCGAAATAAATCGCGCGCCACCCAATCGTCCTCTTTGCGCAAAATCTGGTGGTAGACATAATCGAATGTGTCGAACTGAAACGAGTCGCTGGCTTTAACCGTCGGTTCGACGCCGTCGATCACACATCGCCGCACTCCCTGCACAAAGTTGCCGTAGAAAAAACGAATGCACATTTGCAGCTTCTTGAGCAACTCCAGCTTCCAGACCTTCCAGTCATCGAATTCCAAATCGCCGCGCGTTACGCGACGACCGTTGCGGGCAAAGATGTGTAGGTAGTCCCGCCGCGCAGACTCACGGTTCCAAACCTCGCTGGGATGCACTTGATCGCCAGGGGGTTGGAAGGAAAGTTCCCAGTCAAACAGCCGACGGGCATAGTCGTCCTGGTTTTGCGAATCGCCGCGGGTGGTCATGTCGAAAATGATTCCCGGCTCGCCTTCCTGTGCGACGCCCTGATGCGCGAACTGCAAGCCGAGTTGAGTTTTCCCAATCCCGGTGGCGCCGGCAACGACGGTCAACGTTCCAGGAATCAACCCGCCACCCAGGGCCTCGTCGAGTGCAGGAATACCGGTTTGGATGCGGTCTGTAGGCATTTTGAATGATTCGTCGTTTCGGTTCACCATTGCATGCGCTGACCAGTCAGAACGGCAGCGCAAAAATAACGTTCAATCTCTTCATTCATAAGATCTTCAGCGTAAGGTGGCAAGGCGGCGCGAGACGATTTATTGAAGCGCCTTCATGATGTTTCATCAACAGCAGCGGCATTCCCCCATCTTGCTCACTGTAAATGACGCTGCATCTGCTCGTCCGCTAGTGCAAAGTGCGTGACCCAAAAAACAATGCTGGACAAGCCGGCAGTGGTACTTGACTGTCGTATGTTTTTGTTTTTTCAACGGGCTGATAAGATGCTTCTGCGGTTCCTTGAAACGACCACGATTGATGCTGATACCGATGTTGTCGAACGGTTTGGAGAAAACAATGAATCTTGCAGCGCGGAAACAATGGCATTGTTTGGTACTGGCCAGTCTGCTTTTGGGAGTTGGACTCCGCGAGAACTTGGACGCGGCGGACGGATTTTCGGATCCGATCGATGTCTCGTTTACTGCTGAAGGCGACGGAACGACTCAAAAATATGTGTTACTGCTCCCTGACGGGTTTTCAGCGGAACAGTCTTATCCGTTAATGGTCGCGCTGCACGGGCATGGGAGTGATCGTTGGCAATTCGCGACGTCGACAGTCAATGAGTGCCGCGCAGCCCGCGATGTGGCTTTAAAACATGGGATGATTTTCGTCGCACCCGATTACCGAGCCAAAACGTCCTGGATGGGCCCACAAGCTGAGGCCGACATGATACAGATACTCAAAGCGCTCAAAACGAAATACAAAATCGAGAAAACCATATTGGTTGGTGCTTCGATGGGAGGCAGCTCCAGTCTCAGCTTTGCAGCGATGCACCCAGAGCTCATTGATGGAGTCGCAGCCATGAACGGCACGGCCAATCACTTGGAGTACGAAAACTTCCAGGATGCCATACAAGCCTCTTTCGGTGGCTCGAAACGAGAAATTCCCGCAGAATACAAACGGCGGAGTGCCGAGTACTGGCCGGAGCGGCTAACAATGCCGGTGGCGATAACGACCGGGGGTTTAGATAAATCGGTCCCTCCCGACAGTTGTACCCGGTTGGCGATTGTGCTCAAGAAACTAAACGCACACGTTTTGCACATCCATCGCCCCCAGGGAGGCCACAGCACAACCTCCGCAGATGCCGTCAAATCGCTGGATTTTGTTTGCGACCACGTACTGACAGAAGAGAAAACCACAGCGAAATGAGCCCGGAAAACCTATCAAACCGCTGGTGAAAATCGGCATTCCACCGGCGAAAAATACGCGAACCGGGTCGCACCAGACTTCAATTTTCAGCATGTAGACTTCGACGGACCGTGATGCCTCGTATGATGGTCGCGGCTTAGACACCTTGCAGATTCCGCCTCTGCGATTTATACTGCCCCTGATTAGAAAGGTTTGCCATTCGCAATGATGTACCGTGTTTTCGCCATTCTTCTGACATTAGCCGTGCCCTTACAGGGGGTTGCGGTGCCGCATTGTCATGGCGAGAGTGCAGCGGAACAACCGGCCGACCATCATCAAGCACCGCATTTCCACTTTGGACATGGTCATCATCACGATGACTCCACTGCTGCTGACCCAAACGGATCGGAAGCGCCCTCGCCTGCTGAAGAACACGACGACGATGCTGTCTATGTGACTTCGGATCTTACCGTGGGCCTCATGCAAGACCGGGCATTGACCTTGGATGCAAGCTCGCTGGCCCTGACGGTGGCTGACGATTCGCTTGCGATTCAATGTGCCTGTTTTGATTGTTTGGCTGCTCCGCCTGATTATGGTGTTGAGCACATCTTCCTCGCAACAGCTGCGCTCCGGCTGTAAATCAACCACCGCTTCGGCTGCGTGATGGCGATAGAACTCCCGTTCCGTCCCCAATTTCTCACGTCAGCCGCCGCTTGCGTCATGTGGTCTCTTTCCTCGTCTCCAGTTGGTGGCGAGCGGATACATGGTGGTTGGAGGCACTTGTTGTGTTGCGTCTACTTAAGATATTTGCCGTCGTTCTGGTCCTCGGCGGTGTGGTGGCTGGTGGCTATTTCACTCGTGACCGCTGGGTCCCTTGGCTGGTCAAACAGCAAGCGTCCGGTGATCCGTCGGCCGATTCTCCTACGGCGGGAGTGGCATTACCGAACGAGCAAGTCAATCTGTCGCCACAGGCTCAGAAAAATCTACAGCTCCGTTCCAAGCCGCTTCAGCCCACAACCTACTGGAAGACCGTTCAAATTCCCGGCACCGTCGTCGACCGGCCTGGCATCAGTGACCGAGGCGTCGTTGCTCCTGTCTCTGCCGTGGTGACGGCGATTCATCATTATGCGGGAGAGACGCTCGAATCGGGAGCAACGTTGTTCACGCTCCGTCTGGTGGGGGAATCATTCCAGACTTCGCAGACCGAACTCTTCAAGGCCATGAAGGAGAGTGAAATCACTCAAGAGGAGATTAAGCGACTCACCCCGCTATTCGAATCGGGAGCGGTTCCGCGTTCTAAAAACATTGAGTTGAAAAACGAATTGCGACGATTGGCGGTCACCATGCAGGCCTATCGCCAAGACCTACAAATTCGTGGTTTGACATCGGAGCAGATCGACTCGGTCGCGAACGGCACCTTCATCTCAGAGATTAGCGTCGCTGTTCCCGCGGGATTGGCCGTTCATGAAAACAGCCAGAACATCAATTCAGGCATCTTCGAACTGCAAGAACTCAACGTCGAACTCGGCCAGCACGTTCAAGCCGGGCAACGTCTCTGCACGCTCTCACAGCATCAATCTTTGTTCATCGAAGGTCGAGCCTTTCGACGAGAATTGCCGCTTTTGCAGCGGGCGGCGGAAGAGGGGTGGCCGATTCGAGCCGAATTGTTGGAGTCCTCCGAATACGACTGGCAGGCTTCGATTCCTCCCCTCACGATTCATCACATCTCCAACGAACTCAACGACGACAAGCGGACGATTTCATTTTTCCTGTCATTGGAAAACCAGTCCCGGTCGTACCAGCGAGACGGCCAGCGGCTTTTCCTGTGGCGTTTTCGTCCCGGCCAACGTGTGCAAATACACGTTCAGGTCGAACAGCTTGAAAACGTTTTTGTTCTTCCCGCAGCTGCGGTCGTGAAAGAAGGGCCGGAGTTCTATGTGTTTCGCCACAATGGAAACATCTTCGACCGCAAACCGGTTCATGTGTTGCACCAAACACAGGGTGCCGTTGTTATCTCCAACGATGGCAGTGTCCCTTCAGGGATTTATATTGCTCAGACCGGGGCGGTGCAGTTGAACCGTGTCCTCAAATCCCAAAGCGGCTCGGCTCCTTCCGGCGTGCATGTTCACGCCGACGGTTCCGTCCATGCGAACCATTAAGGAGCCGCCATGTTAGATTCCGTCATTCGATTTTCGCTCCGACATCGACCACTCATCTTGATGTTGAGTATCGCTGCCTTGGTTTATGGGGGATACCTGTCGACGACGATGCCCATCGATGTCTTCCCCGATCTCGACCGGCCTCGTGTGGTGATTCTTACCGAGTGCCCAGGCTATTCACCCGAAGAGATCGAAACACTCGTCACGCAGCCCATCGAACAAGCAGTCCTCGGTGCCAATGGAGTGGTCGCCGTGCGCAGTCAATCGAGCATGGGACTGGTTGTGATTTATATCGAATTCGAATGGGACACCGAAATCCGTGCTGCCCGGCAGGTCGTGCAAGAACGTCTAGCAACGGTTCTCGGACTGATGCCCGAAGGCGTCCAGCCGTTACTGGCCCCACCGACTTCGATCATGGGGCAGATCATGCACGTCGGCATTCATCGCCAGAACGGACCGCACGGGGGACAATTGGCAACGATCGGCCAGTCCGGCATGCTCCTTGAGCAGGTGACGACCGATTCGGGCGTCAAGTATTACGCCTGGAAACCGCATCAACGGCACGAGCCTGAATCGTGGGAAGAAATTCCGATTGACGACTGGAATGAACTCGAGACGGAGCATGCGAATGCGGACGGGCAAACAATCCATCTCACAATAGCGGGGGAACAGTACGTTGCCACGTTCCTGTCGCCGAAACAGCAGTCGATGGAACTGCGCACCATTGCTGACTGGGTGGTCCGGCCACGCTTGCTGCGGCTATCAGGCATCGCCGAAGTCATTGTGCTCGGAGCGGACGAGAAACAATACCACGTGGAAATGAATCCGGAAAAACTTCTGGAATACGGCGTCTCGGTGCAGCAGGTCGAAGACGCTGTTCGGAACAATAACCTCAATACCAGCGGCGGATTCACCAAAGAAGGACAACTGGAGCGCCCAATCCGGGTCATCGGTCGCTTGGGTCCAGGTAGCGCACAAGTGATTGAAGACCTGCGGAAAATTCCGGTCGATGCCGGCACTAGTCGTCCGGTCCTCATTGAAGAAGTGGCGGACGTTCAAGAAGGTTCGCCGCAAAAACGGGGCGATGCCAGTATCGACGGCCATGCGGGAATCGTCATCACGCTCGTCAAACAACCGCACGTGGATACCCGAGGACTGACCGAACGCATCCATGCCGCCCTGATCGATGTCGAAGAGTCATTGCCGGCAGACATCCTGATCAATCGAGACTTGTTCCAACTCAAAAACTTCATCGACCGCGGCATTTATTATGTGGGCGAAGCCTTGGTGATCGGTGCGGTGTTGGTTGTCGTCGTGCTGGCGGTCTTCCTGATGAATTTCCGCACGACATTTATCACACTGACCGCGATTCCGCTATCGCTGATGATCACCACGCTCGTTTTCCGTCTGATTGGCGAAGTCATCGGTCGGGAACTATCGATCAACGTCATGACGCTCGGCGGTTTGGCTGTGGCGATGGGGGAACTCGTCGACGATGCCATCGTTGATGTGGAGAACATCTATCGCCGTCTGAACGAAAACAATGCCCGCCCCGAACCACGACCGGCGTTGTTGGTTGTGTATGAAGCCAGTCGGGAGATCCGCAGTGCCATCGTCTTCGGGACGGCTGTCGTCATTCTCGTGTTCCTGCCGCTGTTTGCCATGTCGGGCGTAGAAGGACGGCTGTTTGTCCCGCTGGGAATTGCTTACATCGTTTCGATTTTGGCTTCGCTGGTCGTTTCGCTGACGGTGACACCGGTCTTGTCGTTTTACCTGCTGGCAGGCTCCAAGGCGACGCATCGGCACCGGGACGGATTGTTGTTGCGCGTGCTGAAGTGGATGGCAAGTTTTCTGGTCCGTTTCAGTATGCGTTTTGCCGGAATCCTGCTTGTGCTTACGTGGGGACTGGTGGGTGTGAGTGCGCTGGTGCTCTCCCAACTGGGGGCCGATTTCCTGCCGCAATTTGACGAAGGCAGCGTGCAGGTCAACCTGACACTTCCCGCAGGGGCCTCGCTGCAAGCGACCAATGACGCCGCCGATATCGTCGATGCCAAATTGGAACCATTGCTCAAGACTTCAGCAAACCCTGAGGGCGAAATCCTGCACTTCGTGCGACGATCCGGTCGAGCCGAATTGGATGAACACGCCCAACCGGTCAATATGAGCGAGTACATTTTGAGCATGAATCCCGCTAGCGAACAAAGCCGGGACGAGACAATTCAAGGACTTCTCGCTGAACTCAAGCAGGAGTTACCGGGAGTCGATATCGAAATCGACCAACCACTGGCCCATTTGATCAGTCACATGCTCTCGGGCGTCTATGCCCACGTCGCTATCAAAATCTACGGCGACGACCTCAGCACGTTGCAGCGCTTGGCTCAACAAGTCAAAGGCGAAATAGAAGACATCCCCGGTATGACGACACCCGTCATCGAGTCGCAAGTGTTCGTCGACGAACTGCATATCGTTCTGCGCCCCGAGGAGTTGGCGTACTATGGCGTCAGCCGGGCCTATGTCGCCCACTACGTCCAAACGGCACTGCGGGGAGATACCGTCTCGCAGGTTTTAGAAGGTTCTCGACGATTTGATCTTGTCGTCCGACTGCGAGACGAAGAACGCACCGATTATTTCAGTCTCCGTGACCTGCGAATCGATCTGCCCGAGGGGCGCGGACAAATTAAGCTCGAAGATGTGGCCGAATTCCCCGATGGTAAGACCGGCCCCAACCAACTCATGCGTGAAAACGTCAGGCGACGAATGGTCGTTCGCTGCAACACGCAGGGTCGTGACCTAGGAAGCGTGGTGGCCGACATCGAAAATCGGATCAACAGCCGCATACGCCTGCCTGAAGGTTACTACGTCGAATATGCCGGACAATTCGAGAGCCAACGTTCCGCAACACTCATGATCAGCCTGCTCGCAGCCGTGTCGTTGATCGGCGTGTTTGTGGTCTTGCTAATGTTGATGCCATCCGTACGGGTCGTCCTGCAAATACTCAATGCAATTCCCACAGCCTTCATCGGAGGCGTGGCGGCATTAGCTTTGACCGGACAAACACTGACGGTCGCCAGTCTTGTCGGCTTCATTTCCCTGGGCGGCATCGCTGTCCGAAACGGCATCCTGCTGGTGACCCACTATTTTCATCTCATCGAGCAAGAAGACGAAGAGTTTTCAAAGCCCATGATCTTGCGGGGAAGCCTG from Symmachiella dynata encodes:
- a CDS encoding RAD55 family ATPase, whose amino-acid sequence is MPTDRIQTGIPALDEALGGGLIPGTLTVVAGATGIGKTQLGLQFAHQGVAQEGEPGIIFDMTTRGDSQNQDDYARRLFDWELSFQPPGDQVHPSEVWNRESARRDYLHIFARNGRRVTRGDLEFDDWKVWKLELLKKLQMCIRFFYGNFVQGVRRCVIDGVEPTVKASDSFQFDTFDYVYHQILRKEDDWVARDLFREQFRANSAEVDQHRYNHAEIACLLLYTTHDVMLDDMLVRPIDSGDVFANANTIIYMGKTREANRMGRALHVAKHRGSACDDAIIPFEVTERGIVMGERSS
- a CDS encoding alpha/beta fold hydrolase; its protein translation is MNLAARKQWHCLVLASLLLGVGLRENLDAADGFSDPIDVSFTAEGDGTTQKYVLLLPDGFSAEQSYPLMVALHGHGSDRWQFATSTVNECRAARDVALKHGMIFVAPDYRAKTSWMGPQAEADMIQILKALKTKYKIEKTILVGASMGGSSSLSFAAMHPELIDGVAAMNGTANHLEYENFQDAIQASFGGSKREIPAEYKRRSAEYWPERLTMPVAITTGGLDKSVPPDSCTRLAIVLKKLNAHVLHIHRPQGGHSTTSADAVKSLDFVCDHVLTEEKTTAK
- a CDS encoding efflux RND transporter periplasmic adaptor subunit, with translation MLRLLKIFAVVLVLGGVVAGGYFTRDRWVPWLVKQQASGDPSADSPTAGVALPNEQVNLSPQAQKNLQLRSKPLQPTTYWKTVQIPGTVVDRPGISDRGVVAPVSAVVTAIHHYAGETLESGATLFTLRLVGESFQTSQTELFKAMKESEITQEEIKRLTPLFESGAVPRSKNIELKNELRRLAVTMQAYRQDLQIRGLTSEQIDSVANGTFISEISVAVPAGLAVHENSQNINSGIFELQELNVELGQHVQAGQRLCTLSQHQSLFIEGRAFRRELPLLQRAAEEGWPIRAELLESSEYDWQASIPPLTIHHISNELNDDKRTISFFLSLENQSRSYQRDGQRLFLWRFRPGQRVQIHVQVEQLENVFVLPAAAVVKEGPEFYVFRHNGNIFDRKPVHVLHQTQGAVVISNDGSVPSGIYIAQTGAVQLNRVLKSQSGSAPSGVHVHADGSVHANH
- a CDS encoding efflux RND transporter permease subunit, with translation MLDSVIRFSLRHRPLILMLSIAALVYGGYLSTTMPIDVFPDLDRPRVVILTECPGYSPEEIETLVTQPIEQAVLGANGVVAVRSQSSMGLVVIYIEFEWDTEIRAARQVVQERLATVLGLMPEGVQPLLAPPTSIMGQIMHVGIHRQNGPHGGQLATIGQSGMLLEQVTTDSGVKYYAWKPHQRHEPESWEEIPIDDWNELETEHANADGQTIHLTIAGEQYVATFLSPKQQSMELRTIADWVVRPRLLRLSGIAEVIVLGADEKQYHVEMNPEKLLEYGVSVQQVEDAVRNNNLNTSGGFTKEGQLERPIRVIGRLGPGSAQVIEDLRKIPVDAGTSRPVLIEEVADVQEGSPQKRGDASIDGHAGIVITLVKQPHVDTRGLTERIHAALIDVEESLPADILINRDLFQLKNFIDRGIYYVGEALVIGAVLVVVVLAVFLMNFRTTFITLTAIPLSLMITTLVFRLIGEVIGRELSINVMTLGGLAVAMGELVDDAIVDVENIYRRLNENNARPEPRPALLVVYEASREIRSAIVFGTAVVILVFLPLFAMSGVEGRLFVPLGIAYIVSILASLVVSLTVTPVLSFYLLAGSKATHRHRDGLLLRVLKWMASFLVRFSMRFAGILLVLTWGLVGVSALVLSQLGADFLPQFDEGSVQVNLTLPAGASLQATNDAADIVDAKLEPLLKTSANPEGEILHFVRRSGRAELDEHAQPVNMSEYILSMNPASEQSRDETIQGLLAELKQELPGVDIEIDQPLAHLISHMLSGVYAHVAIKIYGDDLSTLQRLAQQVKGEIEDIPGMTTPVIESQVFVDELHIVLRPEELAYYGVSRAYVAHYVQTALRGDTVSQVLEGSRRFDLVVRLRDEERTDYFSLRDLRIDLPEGRGQIKLEDVAEFPDGKTGPNQLMRENVRRRMVVRCNTQGRDLGSVVADIENRINSRIRLPEGYYVEYAGQFESQRSATLMISLLAAVSLIGVFVVLLMLMPSVRVVLQILNAIPTAFIGGVAALALTGQTLTVASLVGFISLGGIAVRNGILLVTHYFHLIEQEDEEFSKPMILRGSLERLAPVLMTAITAVMGLLPIVVGGQKPGLEILYPVATVIVGGLITSTFCEFLIHPGLFWKFSGRDAIRRTEGELSEEELLQ